The DNA window GTGGGGAAGCTGGATCGAGGAGTTGAGGGGagctggatgggggtgggggagctggatcATGAGATTCGGGGGAGCTGGGTTGCGGGAACTTGGAACGGGAGATTGAGGGGGGAGCTGGGTTGGGGGCGCTGGGCCGGGGATTTTCCTCCGAACTTTCCCGCAGAGCCAAACCACGAGGGCACCCCCGGGCCCGCGCGGTCTTTACCCGCCTTTCCCCTGCTCGGTCCCAGCACTCGGGGACGCTTTTCCTTCCTTCAATTGCCATATTTGGGTGTCGCATTCCCAAGATCGATTGGCCAATGTAAGTCACGTGGtggccccccaaaaaacaacttTCATTTTCAATCCCCCCACCAACACACTAACCGGTGCCCGATGCGGCACAGCGCTCTGCCGCCAGCCGGCCCCGCCCGCGCCGGGGGGTCCCCCCGGGTCCGCTGTGCCCGCTCCGCGCCCAGGCCGGGGACTGTCCGTACGAGGGAAGGCCGCAGGCGGGGCCCCGGAGAGCCCAGCCTGTGCCAGGCGCGCCCCGTCCGCCCGGCGGGCGCTCCCGCTGCCCACAGGCCAGTGGCTCCCTTGCCCAGGCTGCGATGAGGCCCCGCCCGCCCCTAGCCCGGAGGGGCCGCGTGGCTGGGCTGGGGTCGCTGCGCACGGGTGCTGGGGACTGAGCGGGACCGGGCCTGGCTCTCCCCGAGGGCTCCAGACCCGCGGCGCCCCAGGACTGGCTCTCGGTCTCCAGCCCTGCACCAGCGGCCTTCCCGCTCCCCAAGCGTCCCAGCTTCCCTCGTCCCGCCCGCagagcccctgtcctgccccgccTGAGCCCAGGAGCACCGGGCCCAGCCAGACCCTCCCCGCAGCGGGCAGCTCGCGAGCCGAGACCCGCCTGCACCCCGGCGAAGCACAGAACTCCCTCGCCCCCGAGGGGAAGCCGACCCCGGGCCGGGAGCTGCCGGGCCCTACGAAGCCCCCTGTGCTGACAGCGACCCTTGTCCCCCCAGACACCTTCCGCGGTGCCAGGGGCGCGCACCTGCGTGGGGAGGAGCCGCCTGGCAGCGCGGATGAGCAGGCGGCGCAGGAGCGGGGCGAGGGACGCTAGATGGCAGCAGGAGCCGGCGCTACCGccagccggggccccgccgaGAGGCGAGCGAGCGCCCGGCAGGAGAACCACTGCACCTGGCCTAAGAGATGAGCCCAAGGTAGGTGCGGGGGCTGCTGAGCCGGGAGAGCCGCCGACTCCCGGACAGCGCAGGGGCAGGTGACCGGCCCAGGCCGCGACGGGGACATCAGCGGGGGACTCGGGAGCCCGACACCGCCGGGAGCCACATCCGAGACTAAAGGGGGAGCCCAGCCCCGttcccgtccccgtccccccgcgGGACCCGCTCCCCGGCGCCCTTCGGGCCCATCCTGTGCGGGGCTAGCGCAGTTTATCCGCAGCTGGAAGCGCCCCGCGGCGGGAGCAGGAAACCGGGGGGAACGCGCGGCTTCCCGGCCCCCGATAGACTCACCCAGGCATCCAGGACGGGAGCCGGGCTCCGGGGCTCGCTTGGGCGCTCTCCCTCTGCGGGAGTCGGGGCCGGAGGGGAAGGGGCCGCCGGGGAGCCGTGCGCGGACCTGGCGCTGATACTTTCACCTTCCCAACgggcccctcccagcccagcgGCCCggggccgccccccaccccgcaggCAGACGAAGCGGGTTAAATTCCCGCGCCGGGCGGACGCTTAGGAGGCGGGATCCGGGCAGGCCGGTCCCGGAGACAAGcggggcttttccttcccgccgcgGGCAGGGGTCCCCGGGCCAGCTCCGTGGGGAGCCGTCCAGgaccccgctcctccccctgctgctggggcccgctcgcccggccccgcccggggagccgaggggaggaggaaatcagCTGCTGTCCCTTTAACAGGCGCTGGCGCTGAGCGGAGTTCAGGCCGGGGTCAGTGGGAGTTCGCAGCCCGGGCTTTACCTTTGCGCCTAGCCGTGCGCCGGCGGCACATGCTGCCTCCTGCGCTGCGCCCCGGAGCGGCCGCGGGGCCTGGCACGCAGGGCGCAGCGAGCGCCGAGGGAGGCAGCGCCTTGGCAGCACAGCCCGTGGAGCTGGCATGGGCCGGAGGCGCCGGCTGGCGGCGGGGAGCGCACGGCGGGGACCCAGGGGCTGAGGCTGCTGCTCAGGGGACATGAGAGTCCGCAGAGACCTCGGCTGGCTGGCGGAAGCGACGGAGCCCCCAGGTACCGCGGGGCGGGCCGGGGCGGGAGGGCGCCTGTGCCGGGGGCTTCTGCCCGTGCCCCTGGGAGCAGGGCGGGCGCTCACCTGGCCGGGGCCCCCCACTCATCCTGTAGTGCAGCACGGAACCGGGGAAGGGGCGGCCCGGGGGCACGGCTGGGTCCCTCCCGGGATGCGACCGCATAAAGCCGGGCAGGGGGCGCCGGGGGGCTGAGCCGGAGCCGCCCGAGGCAGCGGGCGCTTTGCAGGGAACGAGGAGCGCAGCCCTGGGGCCGGGCCGCTCGCGGGGCGCCTGGCTCCGAGAGCAGAGGAGGAAGGGTCGGTCCCTGCGGGGGGTGGCAAagcggcccgaggtgctgggggcgctgccacCCCCCGGCTTGAGGTGGCTCCATCAGAACCAGGGTTACAGTTTGGTTccctggctctcagcaccccgcTATCCACACTGTTCCAGCGCCCTGCAGGCGCCGCAGCCAGATCCCGGGAGGGGAGTTGAGGGCGAGGTCCCGCGGAGCCAGCGCTGGGCCTCCTGACCCCAGAGCCGGCAGGTCCCCCAGGGGTTCTCGCCCAGGTGGGGGCCGGGCCCTGCCCTCGGTGCTCGCGGCTCCCCGACAAGCCCATGGACGGGAGTCCCGCTGGCGACCAGCAGAGCCGGCCTGGGACTTCCCCACgcggggctgcaggaggggaccGATCCCCGCGGGCAGAGAGCGGGTCCCGCCGGGGCTGAGTCGGGCCGGGGCTGCCAGCGGGCGGGGACTGGCCCCTAGGCCGGTCTCTCTTCTCCAGCCCCTTTGCCTCCTCCCCGGCTCCGCTGCAGGCCCAAGGACAGAGGGGCTGGACCCAGGGCTGCGGGGTTGCTGcatttgaagtggtttccatcgtgCAGAGGGTTTCGTGGCTCTCAGCGCCCCATGAAACATCCGTCCAGCGCCTCTGCCCAAAGATGCTGTAAAATGGCGAAGTTTGGCTCCCCCGGCGGGtctcggctccagcccggcccttCCCCGCCCGCCCTCGGGCTCGCACTGCTCGAGCCCAGTTGGCCCTGGCGCACCCACAGCTCCTTCGCCTCCCAGGGGAGCCGCCGCCTCGCTCTCCCCGCCACAGCAACTGCGCCAGCCGGGCCCCGCTCGCTGCGGACCCGGCCCGTGTCTAGGGCTCCGGCCATCCCGGCCCAGGCCAGGCCGACCCGGCCAGcagcgccttcccctcccttGCCCTGGCTCTCTCGAGTGGCCCCCTCGCAGTGCGGCCTGTCCCGGCCTGGGCCCGGGGAAAGGGGCCCCGCTCCTCTGGGGGCCGCTTGTTCTCCCCAGCAAGCCAGCCCGGGCAGGGGCGAGTCGGGGAAGCCCGGCCCGGCTCCTTCGCTGGCTTTGGGGCCTCCTGGTGCGAAAATCGCCAGCGGCGGTTAGAATTAGGGCGCGCCAGGGAGGCAGGAGAAAGCAGGGCCGGAAGGCGAGGGGCTCCGGGCCCCCCAAGCACCCCTGGCCCCCGGGGCTGGCCCTGGAGCCCGGGCCCCGCTCGTCGAGTTTGGGATCAGAAGCGGAGcggggcttccccctccccccgggcgctggggaggggccggcggccgCAGGCAGCAGCGGGTGCGCCtaaggcgggagggggcaggacgggggcagaGGTGTCCCGGCCGGGGAGCCGCAGGTGGcctggcccctccgccccccgctcAGGTGGGGCTGGGCTCGCAGGCGGCGCTGGAAGCGGAGGCAGTGATGTCACCTTCTCCCAGCGCCGGCAggggctttgccccctcccctcccccgcccggccGCGCAGAGAAGCCCCGATATAAGGGGTGGCACAAGGCAGCGCAGCAGCCAGTGCGCAGAGGAGGCGGCGCAGCCCCGGCTCCCCGGCAGGACTCGCCCGCTCCTCCCCAGGTAGCGGCTGGGCCCTGGCAGCGCCgcatcccggggctggggcttccCGCTGCGGCCGGCGGCGCGGCGCCCTCGCCCCGTCTAGGCGCagctccgagagcgcaactgcctCGACTCCCACCCGCAGCCGAGACCCAGCAGCCGCCGGGAGCCGCGAAGGGCGCAGCGAGGCCGGGCGCTAGCTGGGGCGGCCGCCGACTCGGCGCAGGTCCTGGCGCTGGGAGCCGGCCTCCTGCCGCCTCGCTGGGCGCTGGGGGCAGGCGCGTGTGGGCCGGCGGCCCGAGGTCCCCGCTGCTCCGGCTGGGGGCTCCCCGGGGGGCGGCAGGTCGGACGGCGGGGCCCGGCTCCCTCCCCGGGCAGCGCCCGCCGCCGCATTCCAAGGCCCTTGCGCAGCGGGCAGCGGGGCGGGGATGTTTTGCCTAAATTAGGCCgcgcgctgggccgggccggccGCCAGCCTGGCGCCCCTCACCGTGTGTGTCTTGCAGGTGGCGGGGGGAGCCCCATGCTGGAGGCCATGGAGATGccgagccactccagacagctgctcctgcagctcaaCACGCAGCGGGCCAAGGGCTTCCTGTGCGACGTGATCATCGTGGTGCAGAACGCGCTGTTCCGCGCGCACAAGAACATCCTGGCGGCCAGCAGCGTCTACCTGAAGTCGCTGGTGGTGCACGACAACCTGCTCAACCTGGACCACGAGATGGTGAGCCCGGGCGTCTTCCGCCTGGTGCTGGACTTCATCTACACCGGCCGCCTGGGCGAGTGCGAGCCGGGCGAGCAGGGCCTGGGCGCCGTGCTGGCGGCCGCCAGCTACCTGCAGGTGCCGGCCCTGGTGGCTCTGTGCAAGAAGAAGCTGAAGCGGACGGGCAAGTACTGCCACCTGCGAGGCGGCTACAGCCCCTACGGCAAGATGGCCAGGGGGCTGCGGGCCGCCACCCCCGTCATCCAGACCTGCTACTCGGCTGCCCCCCGGCCTGTGGACATGCAGCCTGGCGAGCCCCACAGCACCCAGTGCGGGGAGCTCTATGCCTCTGCCTCCCAGGGCACCGCCCTgcaccagcctgggctctgccCACCCGAGAGGCACTGCTCTCCCCCCTGTGGCCTGGACCTCTCCAAAAAGAGCCCCACCAGCccttcctcccagctgctgcccacaGACAGACTCCACCCGGGGGACAGCAGGGAGCCCTTGCTGCCCCCCGGACACGACAGCCCCCCGGGCAGCGCTTCTCTGCTGGCCAACCACAGCTCCGCCTACAAAGACCCTCCCCAGGTGGGCGAAGGCGTGATCCACCCCGCGGAGCGCTTCCGTGGCAGCCCGCCCTGTGCCGAGCCCCTTGCCCGGGCCGAAGGCCGCGACTTCCTGTACCGCTGGATGAAGCACGAGCCCCCGGGCAGCTACCTGGAGGAGTGTGAGGCGGAGAAAGAGCCTGAGCGGGAGGAGAAGGCCGAGTCGCCCCCGCAGTCCCGCTACCCCAGCATCGAGAGCAACGAGCTGGAGAACGACAACAGCACCAGCGAGGACACGGGCAGCAGCGAGGGCCCATCCCCCGGGGGCACCCTGGGCCCCTACTGCAGCCACCTGGCCTACGAGCCCGAGAGCCTGGGGGACAACCTGTACGTGTGCATCCCGTGCGGCAAGGGCTTCCCCAGCTCGGAGCAGCTCAACGCCCACGTGGAGGCCCACACCGAGGAGGAGCTGTACCACAAGGCGGCCTCGGAGCAGGCCGGCCCCTTCCTGGACAAAGGTGGCCAGAGCCTGGGCGACATCATCCGGCCCTACCGCTGCTCCTCCTGCGACAAGGCCTACAAGGACCCGGCCACGCTGCGGCAGCACGAGAAGACGCACTGGCTCACACGGCCCTACCCCTGCACCATCTGCGGCAAGAAGTTCACGCAGCGCGGCACCATGACGCGGCACATGCGCAGCCACCTGGGCCTCAAGCCCTTCGCCTGCGACGCCTGCGGCATGCGCTTCACCCGGCAGTACCGGCTCACCGAGCACATGCGCATCCACTCGGGCGAGAAGCCCTACGAGTGCCAAGTGTGCGGCGGCAAGTTCGCCCAGCAGCGCAACCTCATCAGCCACATGAAGATGCACGTGGCCGGGCCCGACGGCAAGGCCAAGCTGGACTTCCCTGAGAGCGTCTTCGCCATGGCGCGGCTCACGGCCGACCAGCTGGGCCTCAAGCAGGAGAAAGCGGCCGAGCTGCTGTCGCACACCTCACACTTCCTCAGTGACCCCAAGGGCCTGGAGAGCCTGTACCCGCTGGCCCGGTTCACAGCCGAGCACCTGGGGCTGAGCCAGGAGAAGGCGGCCGAGATGCTGGGTTCAGCCTCACACCTGCACAGCGAAGGTGGCCGGAGCATAGAGTGCTATTCCCCCACCTAATGGGGCATCCCAGGGCTGCCCACTCCAGCCACAGCCAAAGAGCCCACGTGGCCATGGGGTCTCCAGagcccacctccccctccccagatggACTCTCTGTAGCATTTGGGGAGTGGTAACTTTTCTCCCTGAAAATGTGCAGTGGCCGAATGCTTTCTCCATCCTCCATCCAATGGGGAAAAGCCAGAAGCGCCaaagagggggtggggtgagcccctggcaaagggcaccgggcagcagctctctccagctgctcactctCAACCTGGTGTAACGGGAGCAGCAGAAGGGTTTGATCTTCTGAGGCCTCTGCAGGAATCTCTACACCCTGGCCCAGCAAACCCTGCCCAGAGCCTGGGCCTGGCGCCTGCCTCTTGCTGCAGAGCCCTGGTTGGGGcagctcctctcccagctctgactgcagctgggcctggctcccaaACACGCTCCTGGGCCCCACCTAGCTGAGCCGAAACCAAAGCAACCacctgaggaggaggagacccAGCCCCCGCACCCTCGCTGTACTCAGGGATGGCCCAGGTGTCCTGCCTGACCCAGGCCAGGCCCAGCTGTCTTACGGGAGAATTCCTGCCCTGGGGGATTGCAGAGGAGCCTGGCCCCAGagactcccccccacccttccccagtcGCTGGTGGGAGAGAGCATGGATCTGGGGCCTGGCTGGCCCTAGACTGAGCCCCTGGGATgcatccatccctccccaccctctaCTCTGTGGGATCCCAGGTGGGAACCATGCTGCtgtttctcggggggggggggggggctctctgctGGAAGCATGAGGACACAGGAGCGGTTTGTTAAACCCCAATTGGGCTTTCCCAGGGGtgggctccccctcctccctccctctctcctcccttaCTCGGCTGCAGTGGGAGAGCTGCCCCCTCCCATGGCTGGTgcccaggcagagcagggctctAGGCCGCAGAGCATGCAGGCAGGGCAGtgaagcggggctgggggctgggctgctctCCCCGCGCTGTGCTCCTTGTACCAAAGGGCCGTGTCCCTGTGCTAGGGCGTCTTCCCGTACCCCCAACAGCTCTGGTGGGAGGCCCCCTCTCCTCTGCTCCCCGGAGGCTCAGTCCTGGCCCAGGAGCTTGTGACGAAGACAAAAACTCCCAGTCACCTGCTTTGCTGTgccagggagaggcagcagctgccTTGCTGGGCcccgctgggcagcagggctctgccaTGCtccggcaggggtggggctgagagctTTATGCTCAAGCCCgttgggggcagtgcaggggccaATGACACTGGGGGGGTGAGCGGTTAGGTCTCTGCCCTGGTGGCCAATGGGGACAGGTGCTGCACTGTGGTGGGTGTTTCTGCTGCATGGTGGAGTACAGCACTGGAGGGGTGACAGGCTCCCCTGTGGGAgaacagcgctggggggggggtgacaggcTCCCCAACCTGAGAGCACACTgagctctgaccctcaggccgGCCGGGCTGCACTGAGCGGGCAGATCCTCCCCGCACTCCTGGGTTAATGGGGCACAAGAACCAGGTGCTGCCATGCCCGgagccctgcctggggccttCCTTGCTCTGTCCAGGCAGGGCCACCAGCGCCGTAGGGGCTGGGCCCAGGGCGgggtcccatcccacccccctctGGCCTGCAGGATAATGTGAAGCTCTTTTCCCTGCCTTAGTCttttctcctttgcacaccagGCCGAGGTGGCCACCCCACGGTGCCTGCTCCTGGCCTCCAACCAGCTGTGCCTTTAGCCTGACCGGCTGCTCCTCCAAGGGGCCTCGGGTCCAAGTGCTCCCAATGCCAAATGTCCATGCCCAGCTCGGGTGCCTCTGGCTAGCAGCGACTCAGGACACTGACCCTGCCTCCCCTTTCCAGCTGTGCAGGAACTCGGGCACCGAACGGGCTCCCCGGGCACCGAAGGGCTTGGCTAGGGCCAGGAATCCCAGGCCAGAGTCCGGCCCCAGctgccctgcaccctggcagCCATCAGGGACAAAGCTGCAGCAGCTGCGACCaaagtgcggggggagggggcgtatCCAGTGCCTGGATCCAGgtctccctgcccccgcccagttTGTATATTCTTCTGATTTGTACACGGGCCTTTTGTCCCGTCCTTTTCTATACTCAAGACCAAATGAGCAATAAAGTGACATTAACACGTGAGGTCTCGGCTCCTTCTTTTGGTCTGGATgggcccagcctggggctggcaAACTCCGCTCCTTAGGGTCAGACGGGGGAGTGGGCAGTCAGGTGCTGGCCCAGCCTGGGGAGGGTTGAGGATGATGAGGGACGTGGCTCTGGGGCTAGTGGCTGCTCTAAGGCGTGCAGCCTGGGGGAGTTTTCACCCTGACTCCAGGCCCATCCTGGGGCACCAGCGAGGGTCCCTTAGGGGCAGAGGTGCTGCGGTAAAGGGCAGCCCTGGGACTCGAAGCCAGGGCTGTGGTGGGTGTTTCTGCTGCATGGTGGAGTACAGCACTGGAGGGGTGACAGGCTCCCCCCATGGGGAGaacagcgctgggaggggggggtgaCAGGCTCCCCAGTAGGGAGAAGGGTGTATGTGTAATGGACTATTCACCGCTGTGGCGCAAGCAGGAAttctgggctggctgcaggacgCTGGGGCAGATGCTCTGCTCTGGGCTGTGCAGGagggcaggctggctgggcaCCATGGTCCCTTGATGGCCTCTCTGGGGAGCCTCCTGGTCCGGCTGGGAAAGGGGGCCCGGCTCCATTCCACCCCCAAACTCGGCAGCGTTTCCCAGGGTTGGAGCTGCGGCCGGGCCCAGCTCGGGCTGCAGGCACCTGAGCCCCGATTCCCAccccagctgggaacagaacagaaCGAGGCAGCCCAGAGAAGCATTTggtaggaaaaacttcttaagaAAACACTTAACAAAGCAACACAACCCCAGCTaaggggcggggcccaggctcTGCCCAGCCTCTTGGGCACCAGGTGAAGCAAACGACCAGAGAGTCACCCCGGAGCCAAAGGGCAGGGATGGAGCAAAGCCAGCACCCGGCAACGGGGAGCAGCCAGCAgtcgggggggggcgggtccccagAGCGATAGACCGCCGGGAGCCACATCCGAGACTAAAGGGGGAGCCCAGCCCCGttcccgtccccgtccccccgcgGGACCCGCTCCCCGGCGCCCTTCGGGCCCATCCTGTGCGGGGCTAGCTCAGTTTATCCGCAGCTGGAAGCGCCCCGCGGCGGGAGCAGGAAACCGGGGGGAACGCGCGGCTTCCCGGCCCCCGATAGACTCACCCAGGCATCCAGGACGGGAGCCGGGCTCCGGGGCTCGCTTGGGCGCTCTCCCTCTGCGGGAGTCGGGGCCGGAGGGGAAGGGGCCGCCGGGGAGCCGTGCGCGGACCTGGCGCTGATACTTTCACCTTCCCAACgggcccctcccagcccagcgGCCCggggccgccccccaccccgcaggCAGACGAAGCGGGTTAAATTCCCGCGCCGGGCGGACGCTTAGGAGGCGGGATCCGGGCAGGCCGGTCCCGGAGACAAGcggggcttttccttcccgccgcgGGCAGGGGTCCCCGGGCCAGCTCCGTGGGGAGCCGTCCAGgaccccgctcctccccctgctgctggggcccgctcgcccggccccgcccggggagccgaggggaggaggaaatcagCTGCTGTCCCTTTAACAGGCGCTGGCGCTGAGCGGAGTTCAGGCCGGGGTCAGTGGGAGTTCGCAGCCCGGGCTTTACCTTTGCGCCTAGCCGTGCGCCGGCGGCACATGCTGCCTCCTGCGCTGCGCCCCGGAGCGGCCGCGGGGCCTGGCACGCAGGGCGCAGCGAGCGCCGAGGGAGGCAGCGCCTTGGCAGCACAGCCCGTGGAGCTGGCATGGGCCGGAGGCGCCGGCTGGCGGCGGGGAGCGCACGGCGGGGACCCAGGGGCTGAGGCTGCTGCTCAGGGGACATGAGAGTCCGCAGAGACCTCGGCTGGCTGGCGGAAGCGACGGAGCCCCCAGGTACCGCGGGGCGGGCCGGGGCGGGAGGGCGCCTGTGCCGGGGGCTTCTGCCCGTGCCCCTGGGAGCAGGGCGGGCGCTCACCTGGCCGGGGCCCCCCACTCATCCTGTAGTGCAGCACGGAACCGGGGAAGGGGCGGCCCGGGGGCACGGCTGGGTCGCTCCCGGGATGCGACCGCATAAAGCCGGGCAGGGGGCGCCGGGGGGCTGAGCCGGAGCCGCCCGAGGCAGCGGGCGCTTTGCAGGGAACAAGGAGCGCAGCCCTGGGGCCGGGCCGCTCGCGGGGCGC is part of the Emys orbicularis isolate rEmyOrb1 chromosome 17, rEmyOrb1.hap1, whole genome shotgun sequence genome and encodes:
- the LOC135890984 gene encoding hypermethylated in cancer 1 protein-like encodes the protein MRVRRDLGWLAEATEPPGGGGSPMLEAMEMPSHSRQLLLQLNTQRAKGFLCDVIIVVQNALFRAHKNILAASSVYLKSLVVHDNLLNLDHEMVSPGVFRLVLDFIYTGRLGECEPGEQGLGAVLAAASYLQVPALVALCKKKLKRTGKYCHLRGGYSPYGKMARGLRAATPVIQTCYSAAPRPVDMQPGEPHSTQCGELYASASQGTALHQPGLCPPERHCSPPCGLDLSKKSPTSPSSQLLPTDRLHPGDSREPLLPPGHDSPPGSASLLANHSSAYKDPPQVGEGVIHPAERFRGSPPCAEPLARAEGRDFLYRWMKHEPPGSYLEECEAEKEPEREEKAESPPQSRYPSIESNELENDNSTSEDTGSSEGPSPGGTLGPYCSHLAYEPESLGDNLYVCIPCGKGFPSSEQLNAHVEAHTEEELYHKAASEQAGPFLDKGGQSLGDIIRPYRCSSCDKAYKDPATLRQHEKTHWLTRPYPCTICGKKFTQRGTMTRHMRSHLGLKPFACDACGMRFTRQYRLTEHMRIHSGEKPYECQVCGGKFAQQRNLISHMKMHVAGPDGKAKLDFPESVFAMARLTADQLGLKQEKAAELLSHTSHFLSDPKGLESLYPLARFTAEHLGLSQEKAAEMLGSASHLHSEGGRSIECYSPT